The DNA sequence CTGGCATCTTTTGCTGTCGCTGCTTACAGCGACGCAATACTCATTTTTACCACCAATTCCCTTGATCCCGAGCGCACGGCTGTTATGGAACTGCAATCAGCGGTAGAGGACGGGGTTATGGCAGCTCTTTTTGATGCCGGACACATTGTATTTAATGCGGGAGTTGTGGCGGAGAATACCAAACCGAAAGGACCGTCGGACCGTCTTTCTCTGCGAATGGCCAAAAACGGTGGCGCCCTCTTTCTGCTGGAGATTGACCTCGTATACGAAGAACCGGAAACGCCGGAAGAAAAACTTACTGCCCCGTCGGCGCAATACCGTTTCTATGATGTATTGGGTGATGTGCTGCTGACACAGGGCAGTCTTACTCCCGGGGACGTGGAAAAAAAACCACGGCAACGCCGGCCCCAGAGAGATCAGTACCGCCATCGGTGGTGTAATCGCGGACCATGCTGCCTCGAAACTGCGGCTCAGAGGAGCCGGAGCCGCCGGTGAAGTGTAAGGAGACACGTGTATGAACAGGACGCAGGTTACAGTTTTTATAATAATGATGCTATTAGCTGTTCCCCTGATCTCCCAGTCCGAATGGGAGGGAACAACAGCTATGGGCCGTTACGGGGAGTTCCCCTCTTCAGGTCTCTACGGAGCTTCGAACTCCTTTCCCCGCAACACTTTGGTAGAGGTATCAAATCTTGAAACAGGTTTAACAACAACAGTCCTGATTGTCGATCGGCTGGAGGATCCCGGACTTTTTCTGCTCCTTTCCCGGGATGCAGCGGAAAATCTGGGAATTCAGGATGATCAAATTGTCCGGTCCCGGGTACGTCTGGCGGACAACTCAGGACGTCTGTCTATCACGGACAGCGATCGTCCGTATCATCCTGATCCGGAAACAAACCCCGGCTCGGAAGATGAGCTTTTATTCCTCGACCGCTACGCGGAAACTCCCGAAACAGATAGTGCGCCAACACCTCCGGTTCCTCTGGCCGCTCCGCTGGCTGATTCGGAAGAGCTGTCTCAGGAGCCGGAAGGTCAGCCGGAACCGGAAACTGTCCCGCAAACTCCTCCTCCCGCGGTGGTAGCCGAGGTAGAAGCAGAGAAAGAGGTCTCCCCCGTGGCTCCGGAAACATCAGAGCTTCCCTCTGAAGGCCCGATAGTGGAAGAGCTCGTAGCCAGCGCGCCGGAAGACGCGGGGATGGATCTGCCCCTCGCGGAGCCGGAGCTTAAAGACCAGACTGCTGCTGTGGGCGTAAGCGACAACCTGTACGGGGCTGTGGCGCCCGGGGAAGAAGAACTTGCGGTCAGCGATCTTCCGGTTCCGGAAGAAACAGAAAGGGAAGCCGCCATTGCTGAGCAGTTTCCTTTGCCCCAGCCTCCCTACAATGGAGAGGAAGAGAGCTTTGTCGCTGCTGTACCCAGTCTGATCGAGGAGCCTGAAATAGAAGAAGAGATTGCTGCAGCCCCTGCGGAGGAAGAAGTTCCCCCGGGTGAGACAGTCGTTGTTCTGGAGCCTGCCGAACCACGACCTCCGGAGACGGAGCCTGAAGCAGAAGCCGCCAGGCCGTCAGCGGTGCCTGTCGCCATGCAGACGGATCCGGAATCCCTGTATCTGCAGCTTGGTGTTTATACCTCCCCGGTGAGTGCCGAGACAACTGCCGCACGCTTTAAGGGAACCTATCCGGTAATGGTATTGAATCAGAACAACGCATATTATAAGGTACTGGTCGGTCCCCTGTCGCCGGATGAAAGCGGTGCCCTTTTGATGAATTTCAAGGCGAAAGGCTTCCGGGACGCATTTATCCGAAAGGGCTATTAATCGTGTGTATCAGAACAGAGAATAAGGGAGATCAATGCCGGACCCGAAACAGGAGATTGACTCTTTAACTGAAAAGCTGCAGCAGTGGCAGCAGGAATACTATCAAAAGGCCCGACCATCGGTCTCCGACACCGAGTATGACCGGGTTTTTGATATGCTGAAGGAGCTTGAAGAGAAGCATCCCGGTTTACGGCGTCCGGACTCGCCCACGCTGCGGGTGGGAAGCGACCTTTCGGCGGAGCTTCCGGAGGTTGAGCATACCATTCCGGTATTAAGCCTCGATAAAGCCTATACCGCAGCTGAGGTCGATGCCTGGGTGGCCAAGACGGCGAAAAACGCCGAAGAGGATCTCTCCTTCGTTATAGAAGAGAAGATTGACGGAGCTTCCATCGTGCTCTATTACGAGAATGGGCTGCTCGTCAGAGGTGTCACCCGGGGCAATGGTCATATCGGTAACGACGTAACCGACAATATTCGCACTATCCGCTCGGTACCCCTGCGTCTGTCGGAAGCTGTTTCCATTGCCGTTCGAGGAGAGGTTTTTCTTCCCCTGGACCGTTTTGATGAGATCAATGCCGACCAGGAGGTCCCTTTTGCCAACCCACGTAATCTGGCGGCGGGTACCCTGCGGCGCAAGAAAAGCAGCGGGGTCGCTTTGCTTCCTCTGGATATCTTTGTGTACGAGGGGTATATGTCCGGAAGCGACGAGGAACCCTTTGAACAGCACCATCTGGTGCTGGATTATCTGATAGGCCTTGGATTCAAGGTTAATCCCCGGTTGGGGATTTTCGGTTCCCGCTGCACAGGACCGGTTTTTCGGAGCGAAGCGGGGCTTGAATTCTCCTCCGGACCCCTGGATGCGGTCGAGCCCTTTCTGGAACGTATGACCGCCGGGCGGAATAATCTTGGCTACGAGATAGACGGACTGGTTATCAAGGTGAACGAGCTTGAGTCCCGGGAGCGTCTTGGTTACACCGGGCACCATCCCCGCTGGGCCATAGCCTATAAGTTTGAGTCTCCCCAGGCGGTAAGTATGGTGGAATCAATCGATGTCCAGGTCGGCCGTACAGGACGCATAACTCCGGTTGCCAGGATCAAACCGGTGCGTATCGGCGGTTCAACTGTCTCCAATGTTACCCTCCACAATCAGCAGTACATAGAGGCCCTTGAGCTTGCGGAAGGAGATCAGGTCGCCGTCTCCAGGCGGGGAGATGTAATCCCCGCAGTGGAAAAGGTTATTGAAAAAGGGGAATCATCAGACCCGGTCTGGCAGATGCCTGAGATCTGCCCCTCCTGCGGCGGGACCCTGGAAGTGCGGGGGGCGCACCACTTCTGCGTTAACCGGCGCTGTCCTGATCAGGTCAGTGGGCGGATAAATTTTTTTATTGCCCGGGACCAGATGGACATTGACGGGCTGGGACCGGAAACAGCCGCGGTCCTGCTGGACCAGGGTATCATAGCGGGAATAGAGGATATCTATACCTTCGATGCCGAGAGGCTCAAGGGGCTTCCCGGCTTCGGAGAGAAGAAGATCGCCCTTTTACAAAAGGGAATAAAAGAAAGCCGAAAACGCCCTTTCAGGATCGTCCTTCCCAGTCTGGGGATCCCGGATCTGGGACAGAAGGCCGCGGAGCTTTTAATCGAGGCGGGATTCCGGGATGTGGATTCCCTGCTCGAGGCGGCGGACAAACATGATACCGAACATCTGGCGGGAATTCACGGAATCGGTGAAAAGACGGCAGCTTCCATACTGGAGAGCCTCCGGGATCCGGAACTCCGCAGACAGATCGATGCCCTGCGCAAAGCAGGCCTTAACTTCCGGGAAAAGGAGAGCGGGGCCGATGAGCAGCTTCCCCCGATTTTTGAGGGACAGGTCTGGTGTGTCACCGGCAGTTTTGAAAACTTCAAGCCCCGTTCCAAAGCCATGGAAGAGGTAAAAAAGCGGGGCGGCCGGGCAGTCGGCTCTGTTACAGGCACTGTTACCCACCTTCTGGCAGGAGAAGGAGCCGGCAGCAAGCTGGAAAAGTCCCGGGAACTGGGCATCGAGATTGTCAGCGAGGAGGAGTTCCTGCGTCTCCTGGAAGAATCCTGATGGCCCTTTCCTTTGAGGAGCGGGAATGTCGCAAGGCTGTTCTGGAAGCCGAAGGCTACGGTGTCATTCCCAATGATCAGTACCGAATCGATATGGAGGACTCTTTCCGGGAGCTTTGGAAACGGGTAGAGGCCTGCACCATGACCGGCATGGAGAGGGGCTACGGCCTTTATCAGGCGGTGAAATATCTGGAGAAACGAAATATCCCCGGAGAGTTCGTGGAGTGCGGTGTCTGGAAAGGGGGCAGCTGCATGCTGATGATGGGAACCCTTCTGGAACTCGGCAGGCTGCAAAGAACCATCCGGCTGTATGATACCTTCTGCGGCATGCCGGAGCCGGGGGACGAGGACATTGTCGCCTGGAACCGGCGGCCTGTGCGGGAAAAATGGGAGAGTGACGGTCTGGCCTCCTGGGCGGTGGGGCTGGATGAGGTCCTGGCGAATCTCGGTACCTTTGACTATCCGCCTGAAAAGATTAAAACCATTCCCGGAGATGTGGCGGAAACCCTTGTTACAGATAAACCCGAAAGCATAGCTCTGCTGCGGCTGGATACCGACTGGTACGCCTCTACCTTACTGGAACTGGAAATCCTGTACCCCCTGCTTGTTCCCGGAGGGGTACTGGTCATTGATGATTACGGCCATTTTGAAGGGGCCCGCAAGGCTGTGGATGAATACTTTACCCGTCCGGATATTGAACCGATTCTGCTCTCCCGCATGGATTATACCGGCCGCATGGGTGTAAAATGTTAATGCGGTGTTTATTCTTTGCCCCTTGACGATCCGCCGCTTTTTAAGGACCTTATATGGAGAATATTTCTAACAACAAAATAAGGAGCACTCATAGATGACACGTGAACAGATATTGCAGAACGCCCAGGTACGGGAACAGAGTATCCTGCGCAACGTTTATGTCTGGATGACCCTCGGCCTTGGCCTTACCGGGGTTATCAGCCTCGGCATGGCTTCCAATCCGAATCTTGTAATCTCATTCGTTCGCAATCCTCTGCTGTTTTACGGGGCGATAATCGGCGAACTGGTACTGGTTATCTACCTCTCTGCCAGGCTTATGCAGATGAGCGCCACCGCGGCAACCCTCGGCTTTGCCGGATACGCCGCCCTGAACGGGCTGACGCTCTCGGTAATCTTCCTGGCGTATACCGGACAGAGCATAGCCCAGGCATTTTTTGTCGCCGGCGGCACCTTCGCCGGTATGAGCATCTGGGCAAGCACTACCCGCCGGGACCTGTCGTCCATCGGAAACTACCTCTTTATGGGACTTATCGGTCTTGTAGTCGCCATGGTAGCCAATATCTTTTTCAGATCCGACACGTTCTCCCTGCTGATAAGCCTGGTGGGTGTAGCCCTCTTTCTGGGTCTTACCGCGTACGATACCCAGATGATCAAGAGCTGGAACCGGCAGTTCGGCTCCTCCATTGATGAAGCGAGCTATATCAAGCTTTCCATAATGGGTGCACTGAAGCTGTACCTGGACTTTATTAATCTGTTCCTTTTCTTCCTGAGAATCTTCGGACGCCGAAACTGAGGGGATGCCGCAGAATCCGGGCCCTGACACGGCTGTTGTCGCAGGAAATTAGTTCCGGTAATTCTCCTGCCATGGCAACAGAGTCTTCTACAAGTATCAGTACTCCCCGGACTCCCGGGAGATTGGCGATGCGTTCTGCAGCGGCCCGGGCGCTGGCCGGGTCTTTGCTCAGGTTCCCTGCCAGGGTCGCGGCTGCATCTGCCAGGGAGGCGTTGTCAGCAGTAACTGTGGCCAGGCTGCAGTTACCAAAGGACCGGGAGTGCCCCATTTGAGACGAGGATGAGCAGAGAGCCAGCGGGGTATCTTCCGCTGAGATCTTG is a window from the Marispirochaeta sp. genome containing:
- a CDS encoding SPOR domain-containing protein yields the protein MNRTQVTVFIIMMLLAVPLISQSEWEGTTAMGRYGEFPSSGLYGASNSFPRNTLVEVSNLETGLTTTVLIVDRLEDPGLFLLLSRDAAENLGIQDDQIVRSRVRLADNSGRLSITDSDRPYHPDPETNPGSEDELLFLDRYAETPETDSAPTPPVPLAAPLADSEELSQEPEGQPEPETVPQTPPPAVVAEVEAEKEVSPVAPETSELPSEGPIVEELVASAPEDAGMDLPLAEPELKDQTAAVGVSDNLYGAVAPGEEELAVSDLPVPEETEREAAIAEQFPLPQPPYNGEEESFVAAVPSLIEEPEIEEEIAAAPAEEEVPPGETVVVLEPAEPRPPETEPEAEAARPSAVPVAMQTDPESLYLQLGVYTSPVSAETTAARFKGTYPVMVLNQNNAYYKVLVGPLSPDESGALLMNFKAKGFRDAFIRKGY
- a CDS encoding TylF/MycF/NovP-related O-methyltransferase; translated protein: MALSFEERECRKAVLEAEGYGVIPNDQYRIDMEDSFRELWKRVEACTMTGMERGYGLYQAVKYLEKRNIPGEFVECGVWKGGSCMLMMGTLLELGRLQRTIRLYDTFCGMPEPGDEDIVAWNRRPVREKWESDGLASWAVGLDEVLANLGTFDYPPEKIKTIPGDVAETLVTDKPESIALLRLDTDWYASTLLELEILYPLLVPGGVLVIDDYGHFEGARKAVDEYFTRPDIEPILLSRMDYTGRMGVKC
- the ligA gene encoding NAD-dependent DNA ligase LigA, encoding MPDPKQEIDSLTEKLQQWQQEYYQKARPSVSDTEYDRVFDMLKELEEKHPGLRRPDSPTLRVGSDLSAELPEVEHTIPVLSLDKAYTAAEVDAWVAKTAKNAEEDLSFVIEEKIDGASIVLYYENGLLVRGVTRGNGHIGNDVTDNIRTIRSVPLRLSEAVSIAVRGEVFLPLDRFDEINADQEVPFANPRNLAAGTLRRKKSSGVALLPLDIFVYEGYMSGSDEEPFEQHHLVLDYLIGLGFKVNPRLGIFGSRCTGPVFRSEAGLEFSSGPLDAVEPFLERMTAGRNNLGYEIDGLVIKVNELESRERLGYTGHHPRWAIAYKFESPQAVSMVESIDVQVGRTGRITPVARIKPVRIGGSTVSNVTLHNQQYIEALELAEGDQVAVSRRGDVIPAVEKVIEKGESSDPVWQMPEICPSCGGTLEVRGAHHFCVNRRCPDQVSGRINFFIARDQMDIDGLGPETAAVLLDQGIIAGIEDIYTFDAERLKGLPGFGEKKIALLQKGIKESRKRPFRIVLPSLGIPDLGQKAAELLIEAGFRDVDSLLEAADKHDTEHLAGIHGIGEKTAASILESLRDPELRRQIDALRKAGLNFREKESGADEQLPPIFEGQVWCVTGSFENFKPRSKAMEEVKKRGGRAVGSVTGTVTHLLAGEGAGSKLEKSRELGIEIVSEEEFLRLLEES
- a CDS encoding Bax inhibitor-1/YccA family protein, giving the protein MTREQILQNAQVREQSILRNVYVWMTLGLGLTGVISLGMASNPNLVISFVRNPLLFYGAIIGELVLVIYLSARLMQMSATAATLGFAGYAALNGLTLSVIFLAYTGQSIAQAFFVAGGTFAGMSIWASTTRRDLSSIGNYLFMGLIGLVVAMVANIFFRSDTFSLLISLVGVALFLGLTAYDTQMIKSWNRQFGSSIDEASYIKLSIMGALKLYLDFINLFLFFLRIFGRRN